The Deinococcus roseus genome window below encodes:
- a CDS encoding glycoside hydrolase family 31 protein, with protein MTQLLNKQMEQVQNTQDQQDNSYPFVTVDQFTPNLGSWQQLGAVSGYTQQGNTIQLVMTQGPGPLLYFYSPTLFRVRFNSSGNYSTDNSYAVVNTDFGFQASSLQVQDNGSQITIQTGVLEVVIQKGNYALSVYRSGQLIHQDTSSYNLVYTGECVANFKVYPANAMYFGFGEKAGAQLAKNQFTMTFFNFDNFTYATSPLPEGEQPGPLNPSESLYNSVPLLIEVNPNPINEQQGAPYAYGIFFDNVAQSYINIGASDYSNMYGKYYFGALYGDLNYYFMAGSVAADIVQQYTQLTGTAPMPPKYVFGYHQGCYGYYDQYHVMAVANAYRAAQIPCDGLHIDVDFQNNYRTFTHSDLKFPDAQAMFSYLALIGFKCSTNITALVDANPYDENGHTGPGSDPYLALESGLAEGVFITNSRAGQPATTDLFVGNENYGVNTGINPYPAQPDTGSDVLGSYGYYPDFGRPEVQAWWGKQYQNLFDIGLQMVWQDMTDPALSPGVDNPATYKTFPGDLMMTSFGQQVPNAKIHNAYALLLSEATYEGLAKIRPTQRNFIIARGGYAGIQRYAGLWTGDSASSWDFLKINLPEVLNLGLSGVPISGCDIGGFANGSGSEGDFYVADGRAYGQITNYELFTRWMTLGAFLPWYRNHYDGYSKGFQEPYNYGEPVPSNCRKYIEIRYQLMQVFYDAMYQCTQTGLPIARALFLTDPQDQNVYNHLNDQFFVGQDLLIAPILFQAETASPPVSPTRDIYLPAGWDWYPYQNNEQPLPAPASGGQTISYYAPLEQVMNIVPIYVRSGAILPSRQVEQWVGQLEVNPLTISIYPGPDRQYTLYLDDGLTTQYQTESAYRLTEISTQISGNQKTINVVRTHDNYTPSEPYFFMALLSTSNPQSVTVNGQTLSNLTSGSGDQAGADALSSSKVNAYYFNVGLQTAFIKVYDTSANLQVVATF; from the coding sequence ATGACCCAGTTGCTGAACAAACAGATGGAGCAGGTACAGAACACACAGGACCAGCAGGACAACAGCTACCCCTTTGTCACCGTGGACCAGTTCACCCCCAACCTCGGGTCGTGGCAACAACTTGGAGCCGTGAGCGGTTACACCCAGCAAGGAAACACCATCCAGCTGGTGATGACCCAGGGCCCTGGACCCTTGCTGTATTTTTACTCTCCCACCCTCTTTCGGGTGCGTTTTAACAGCTCTGGCAATTACAGCACGGACAATTCTTATGCTGTGGTGAACACCGATTTTGGATTTCAGGCCAGCAGTTTGCAGGTGCAGGACAATGGCTCCCAGATCACCATCCAGACTGGAGTGCTGGAAGTGGTGATCCAGAAAGGCAATTACGCCCTTTCGGTGTACCGCAGTGGTCAATTGATCCACCAGGACACCTCCAGTTACAACCTGGTTTACACCGGGGAGTGTGTGGCGAATTTCAAGGTGTATCCAGCCAATGCCATGTATTTTGGCTTTGGTGAAAAAGCAGGTGCCCAGCTGGCCAAAAACCAGTTCACCATGACCTTTTTCAACTTTGACAACTTCACCTATGCCACCAGTCCCCTGCCCGAAGGAGAGCAGCCTGGTCCCCTCAACCCCAGTGAATCGCTCTACAACTCGGTGCCCCTCCTGATTGAAGTGAATCCCAATCCCATCAATGAGCAGCAGGGTGCGCCTTATGCTTATGGGATTTTCTTCGACAATGTGGCGCAGTCTTACATCAACATCGGGGCCAGCGATTACTCCAACATGTACGGCAAGTATTACTTTGGTGCCCTGTATGGAGACCTGAATTACTACTTCATGGCAGGTTCTGTGGCTGCAGACATTGTGCAGCAGTACACCCAGTTGACCGGGACCGCTCCCATGCCCCCCAAATACGTGTTCGGGTACCATCAGGGCTGTTATGGGTACTACGACCAGTACCACGTGATGGCTGTGGCCAATGCTTACCGTGCTGCCCAGATTCCCTGTGACGGTCTGCACATCGATGTGGACTTCCAGAACAACTACCGCACCTTCACGCACTCAGATTTGAAATTCCCCGATGCCCAGGCCATGTTCTCTTACCTTGCCCTGATTGGCTTCAAGTGCAGCACCAACATCACCGCCCTGGTGGATGCCAACCCTTACGATGAAAACGGCCATACGGGTCCGGGTTCTGATCCTTACCTTGCCCTGGAAAGCGGTCTGGCAGAAGGGGTGTTCATCACCAATTCCCGTGCTGGACAGCCTGCCACCACCGATCTTTTTGTGGGCAACGAGAACTATGGCGTGAACACCGGCATCAATCCTTACCCTGCCCAGCCAGACACAGGCAGCGATGTGCTCGGGTCATACGGTTACTACCCGGACTTTGGTCGTCCTGAAGTGCAAGCGTGGTGGGGCAAGCAATACCAGAACCTCTTTGACATTGGCCTGCAGATGGTGTGGCAGGACATGACCGACCCGGCCCTTTCTCCTGGTGTGGACAACCCTGCCACCTACAAAACCTTCCCCGGAGATTTGATGATGACCTCCTTTGGTCAGCAGGTGCCCAATGCCAAAATTCACAACGCTTACGCCCTGCTGCTCAGCGAGGCGACTTATGAAGGGCTGGCCAAAATCCGGCCCACCCAGCGCAATTTCATCATTGCCCGTGGAGGATATGCAGGCATCCAGCGCTACGCAGGCCTCTGGACCGGGGATTCTGCCTCCAGCTGGGATTTCCTGAAGATCAACCTTCCAGAAGTCCTCAACCTGGGCCTGTCTGGTGTTCCGATTTCGGGCTGTGACATTGGCGGTTTTGCCAATGGCTCTGGCTCTGAAGGCGACTTCTATGTTGCCGATGGTCGGGCTTATGGCCAGATCACCAACTACGAACTGTTCACCCGCTGGATGACCCTGGGGGCTTTTCTGCCCTGGTACCGCAACCACTACGACGGTTACTCCAAAGGTTTCCAGGAACCTTACAACTATGGCGAGCCTGTGCCCAGCAATTGCCGCAAGTACATTGAAATCCGTTACCAGCTGATGCAGGTGTTCTATGATGCCATGTACCAGTGCACCCAGACAGGCTTGCCCATTGCACGTGCCCTGTTCCTGACCGACCCCCAGGACCAGAACGTTTACAACCACCTCAATGATCAATTCTTTGTGGGTCAGGATTTGCTGATTGCCCCCATCCTGTTCCAGGCAGAAACAGCAAGTCCACCCGTCAGCCCCACACGTGACATCTACCTGCCTGCAGGTTGGGACTGGTACCCCTACCAGAACAACGAGCAGCCCTTGCCTGCACCTGCATCAGGAGGGCAGACCATCAGCTACTACGCTCCGCTGGAGCAGGTCATGAACATTGTGCCCATTTACGTGCGCTCCGGGGCCATTCTGCCCAGCCGTCAGGTGGAACAGTGGGTGGGTCAACTGGAAGTGAACCCCCTGACCATCAGCATCTATCCTGGACCGGACCGCCAGTACACCCTGTACCTGGATGATGGCCTGACCACCCAGTACCAGACCGAGAGCGCCTACCGCCTGACGGAAATCAGCACCCAGATCTCGGGGAACCAGAAAACCATCAATGTGGTGCGCACCCACGACAACTACACCCCCAGTGAGCCTTACTTCTTTATGGCCCTTCTGAGCACCAGCAATCCCCAGTCGGTCACGGTGAATGGGCAGACCCTGAGCAACCTCACTTCCGGCAGTGGGGATCAGGCTGGAGCAGATGCCCTGTCCAGTTCCAAAGTGAATGCCTATTACTTCAATGTCGGTTTGCAAACGGCCTTCATCAAGGTCTATGACACCAGTGCAAACCTGCAGGTTGTTGCAACCTTCTGA
- the pgmB gene encoding beta-phosphoglucomutase, whose protein sequence is MTFKAVIFDLDGVITDTAHYHYLAWKRLAEQVGVPFDEVFNERLKGVDRMGSLNLILSQGRFDLTEEEKVALATQKNTHYQELIAEMTPEDLLPGAVQALDEVRQAGLKIGLASVSRNAFTVLSSLGITEKFDYIVDASTIARGKPDPEIFLKAAAELGVTPEECLGVEDAVAGVASIKSAGMYAVGVGDPQVLTQADRVIPGLQDFSIADFLD, encoded by the coding sequence ATGACCTTCAAAGCAGTGATCTTCGATCTGGACGGCGTGATCACCGACACGGCCCACTACCACTATCTGGCCTGGAAACGCCTGGCAGAACAGGTGGGTGTGCCTTTCGATGAGGTGTTCAACGAGCGCCTCAAGGGTGTGGACCGCATGGGTTCTCTTAACCTGATCCTCTCACAGGGCAGGTTTGACCTCACTGAGGAAGAGAAAGTGGCTCTGGCCACACAGAAGAACACCCATTACCAGGAACTCATTGCAGAGATGACCCCAGAAGATTTGCTTCCTGGTGCAGTGCAGGCCCTGGATGAGGTGAGGCAGGCAGGTCTGAAAATCGGGCTGGCCTCGGTGAGCCGCAATGCCTTCACGGTGCTTTCCAGTCTGGGCATCACCGAAAAATTCGATTACATCGTGGATGCCAGCACCATTGCCAGAGGCAAACCCGACCCGGAAATTTTCCTGAAAGCTGCTGCAGAACTGGGTGTCACGCCCGAGGAATGCCTCGGCGTGGAGGATGCTGTGGCAGGCGTTGCCTCCATCAAATCTGCTGGGATGTACGCTGTAGGTGTGGGAGATCCACAGGTCCTCACCCAGGCAGACCGGGTGATTCCGGGTTTGCAGGATTTTTCCATTGCTGATTTTCTGGACTGA
- a CDS encoding glycoside hydrolase family 65 protein, with product MHDSAAHTFQLEPWGITEPQFDPQKNQLCETLFALGNGYIGQRATFEEGHSGPAGTSRDGTFLNGFYDVEPIHYPETAYGLAKRNQFMLNVPNAKRVEIHLEDEVLDVFSGELHSHERHLDFREGVLHRTLDWTSPKGRRIKVYSKRLVSFEQKNLFALSLEVTAVNFSGQIRLVSSVDGEVRHMEAGDDPRVGSHVSAPSLILQEVVQEVEFSALIHRTRNSGFLLVSAINHQLQAANASSTLQQEQERSEHLFTATLAQGETIGLQKYGAYCTSRDHPEAELLPLAKNILQQAKSAGFEALVEAQKSYLQAFWDEADVDIQGDAALQQGLHFNQYHLLQSVGRDGQTNIAAKGVTGEGYEGHYFWDTEIYVFPVFLYTKPEIARKLLEYRYRGLDHARERARQMSHPKGALYPWRTIAGEECSAYFPAGTAQYHINADVAYSVKLYTEVTGDDSFLLEGGAEVVMETARLWMGIGAYIEHKGGAFCINEVTGPDEYTALVNNNCYTNAMAKMHLGFASQVARKLQETSPDAYRELAQKIELDPQEADHWQHAADHMYLPKDEKLGIHPQDDTFLSKAVWDFENTPTENYPLLLHYHPLVIYRYQVCKQADVVLALMLLGDQFTLEEKKKDFDYYEPITTHDSSLSSCIFSIVANEVGYAQKAYDYFMDTARMDLDNQHGNTQHGVHTAAMAGSWMGVVYGFAGMRAYQGKLHFNPRLPAQWSHYQFKIHVQGQLLQIRVEKEQVEYTLLKGHTLSLQHEGREITLQNGETQTITQQGEQA from the coding sequence ATGCACGATTCAGCAGCACACACCTTTCAACTTGAACCCTGGGGCATCACCGAGCCCCAATTTGATCCTCAAAAAAACCAGCTCTGTGAAACCCTGTTTGCCCTGGGCAATGGGTACATTGGTCAGCGGGCCACCTTTGAAGAAGGCCATTCAGGGCCAGCAGGAACCTCACGGGATGGCACCTTTTTAAATGGCTTTTACGATGTGGAACCCATCCACTACCCGGAAACGGCTTACGGACTGGCGAAACGCAACCAGTTCATGTTGAATGTGCCCAATGCAAAACGTGTGGAAATTCATCTGGAAGATGAAGTTCTGGATGTTTTCTCTGGAGAACTGCACAGCCATGAGCGCCATCTGGATTTTCGAGAAGGGGTCCTGCACCGCACCCTGGATTGGACTTCGCCAAAAGGTCGCAGGATCAAAGTGTACAGCAAGCGGCTGGTGTCTTTTGAACAGAAAAACCTTTTTGCCCTTTCCCTGGAAGTGACTGCCGTAAATTTTTCAGGACAGATCCGACTGGTGTCCAGTGTGGATGGAGAAGTCAGGCACATGGAAGCAGGAGATGACCCACGGGTGGGCTCACACGTCAGTGCACCTTCCCTGATCCTGCAGGAAGTGGTACAGGAAGTGGAATTTTCTGCGCTGATTCACCGGACCCGCAACAGTGGTTTTCTGCTGGTCAGTGCCATCAATCACCAGCTCCAGGCTGCAAATGCTTCCAGCACCCTGCAGCAAGAACAGGAGCGCTCTGAGCACCTCTTCACAGCAACCCTTGCCCAGGGCGAAACCATCGGCCTGCAAAAATATGGGGCTTACTGCACCTCAAGAGATCACCCTGAAGCAGAATTGTTGCCTCTGGCAAAAAACATCCTGCAGCAGGCAAAATCTGCTGGTTTTGAAGCCCTTGTGGAAGCCCAGAAATCCTACCTGCAAGCCTTCTGGGATGAGGCAGATGTGGACATTCAGGGAGACGCTGCCCTGCAGCAAGGCCTGCACTTCAACCAGTACCACCTGTTGCAAAGTGTGGGTCGGGATGGGCAGACCAACATTGCAGCCAAAGGGGTCACAGGGGAAGGCTACGAGGGGCATTACTTCTGGGACACCGAAATTTACGTGTTTCCAGTGTTCCTCTACACCAAACCTGAAATTGCCCGCAAGCTGCTGGAATACCGTTACCGGGGTCTGGACCACGCCAGAGAACGGGCCCGCCAGATGTCCCATCCCAAAGGTGCCCTGTACCCCTGGCGCACCATCGCGGGTGAAGAGTGCTCGGCATATTTTCCTGCAGGGACCGCCCAGTACCACATCAATGCAGATGTGGCCTATTCCGTGAAGCTCTACACAGAAGTCACCGGAGACGACTCTTTCCTGCTGGAAGGCGGAGCCGAAGTGGTGATGGAAACCGCCCGTCTGTGGATGGGCATTGGGGCCTACATTGAGCACAAAGGTGGAGCCTTCTGCATCAATGAGGTGACCGGACCCGATGAATACACCGCTCTGGTGAACAACAATTGCTACACCAACGCCATGGCGAAAATGCATCTGGGTTTTGCCAGTCAGGTGGCCCGCAAGCTGCAGGAAACTTCCCCTGATGCCTACCGGGAGCTGGCCCAGAAGATCGAACTGGACCCCCAGGAAGCCGACCACTGGCAACATGCAGCAGACCACATGTACCTGCCTAAAGACGAGAAACTGGGCATTCACCCCCAGGACGACACCTTCCTCTCCAAGGCCGTCTGGGACTTTGAGAACACCCCTACAGAGAATTACCCCCTGTTGCTGCACTACCACCCGCTGGTGATCTACCGGTATCAGGTCTGCAAACAGGCCGACGTGGTGCTGGCCCTGATGTTGCTGGGAGACCAGTTCACCTTAGAAGAGAAGAAAAAAGATTTCGATTACTACGAACCCATCACCACCCATGATTCTTCGCTGTCTTCCTGCATTTTCAGCATTGTGGCCAATGAAGTTGGGTACGCTCAGAAGGCCTACGACTACTTCATGGACACGGCCCGCATGGACCTCGACAACCAGCACGGCAACACCCAGCACGGCGTGCATACGGCAGCCATGGCCGGAAGCTGGATGGGTGTGGTGTACGGTTTCGCAGGCATGCGCGCTTATCAGGGCAAGCTGCACTTTAACCCCCGTTTGCCTGCCCAGTGGTCCCACTACCAGTTCAAAATCCATGTGCAAGGCCAGCTTTTGCAAATCCGGGTGGAAAAAGAACAGGTGGAATACACCTTGCTGAAAGGCCACACCCTTTCCTTGCAGCACGAGGGCAGAGAGATCACCCTGCAAAACGGTGAGACCCAGACCATCACCCAACAAGGAGAACAGGCATGA
- the truD gene encoding tRNA pseudouridine(13) synthase TruD translates to MSLLFNWDDLAYVTGHLDGTGGRIRSEVADFQVDEVPAYPFSGEGEFLYLHIEKIGQNSNHVVKMLGETLGVRFDKVGVAGLKDRHAITTQWISLPARYERQIETLDLPGVRVLETTRHNNKLGIGHLKGNQFSVRVRDADPSKVQAILKALKPIGIPNYYGPQRFGLQGKNAEMGLDIARRNFKGKASTPVRRFLISSVQSLVFNGFLSRRIERGIYDGLILGDMAKKHDTGGVFLVESLEESPRAQRGEVSATGTLLGRKIKPLTLDAGLLEQEVLTELGLSMDDFRSRLGDRRITRLFTDIDFEPTEDGYWLRFFLPKGAFATSVLREVMKVSVDTPEDEDAENSESGTGASPDSDVSE, encoded by the coding sequence ATGAGCTTACTTTTCAATTGGGATGATCTCGCCTACGTCACGGGCCATCTGGACGGCACCGGAGGACGCATCCGTTCTGAAGTCGCAGATTTTCAGGTGGATGAAGTGCCCGCCTACCCCTTCTCTGGAGAGGGTGAATTTCTGTACCTGCACATCGAAAAAATTGGGCAGAACAGCAACCACGTGGTCAAAATGCTGGGGGAAACCCTGGGGGTGCGCTTTGACAAGGTGGGGGTTGCCGGTCTGAAAGACCGCCATGCCATCACCACCCAGTGGATCAGTTTGCCTGCCCGTTACGAGAGGCAGATTGAAACGCTGGACCTGCCAGGGGTGCGCGTTCTGGAAACCACCCGCCACAACAACAAACTGGGCATCGGGCACCTGAAGGGAAACCAGTTTTCGGTGCGGGTGCGGGATGCCGATCCCAGCAAGGTTCAGGCCATTCTGAAAGCCCTGAAACCCATCGGGATTCCCAACTACTATGGCCCCCAGCGTTTTGGGCTGCAAGGCAAAAATGCAGAGATGGGACTGGACATTGCCCGCAGGAATTTCAAAGGCAAGGCCAGCACCCCCGTCCGGCGATTCCTGATCAGCAGCGTGCAATCTCTGGTGTTCAATGGTTTCCTCTCCAGGCGCATTGAGCGGGGCATCTACGATGGCCTGATCCTGGGAGACATGGCCAAAAAACACGACACAGGCGGTGTGTTTCTGGTGGAATCCCTGGAAGAAAGCCCCAGGGCCCAGCGTGGCGAGGTGTCTGCCACCGGAACCCTGCTGGGACGCAAAATCAAACCCCTCACCCTGGACGCTGGATTGCTGGAACAGGAGGTGCTGACCGAACTGGGCCTTTCCATGGACGATTTCCGTTCCAGACTGGGAGACCGCCGCATCACCCGCCTGTTTACAGACATTGATTTTGAACCCACCGAAGATGGTTACTGGCTGAGGTTCTTCCTGCCCAAAGGGGCTTTTGCCACCAGTGTGCTGCGGGAAGTCATGAAGGTCAGCGTGGACACCCCTGAGGATGAAGATGCAGAAAACAGTGAGTCCGGCACAGGTGCAAGCCCTGATTCAGACGTATCTGAGTAG
- a CDS encoding DUF3293 domain-containing protein, translated as MQKTVSPAQVQALIQTYLSSPYTLQGHRLCLKDRPETVPVHFPERWAMVTACNPHSQKLAAALNQQRNAALSEAIQNLGCLFYGYRAGEGDWEEAGFLIQDISLAASVRLGKNFQQNAVLYGTGNRVALVWLEPLLLIRMWWGGLTR; from the coding sequence ATGCAGAAAACAGTGAGTCCGGCACAGGTGCAAGCCCTGATTCAGACGTATCTGAGTAGCCCTTACACCTTGCAGGGTCACAGGCTGTGTTTAAAAGACAGACCTGAAACGGTGCCTGTGCATTTTCCAGAGCGGTGGGCCATGGTCACAGCCTGCAATCCACACAGCCAGAAGCTTGCCGCTGCTCTCAATCAACAGAGAAATGCAGCTTTGTCTGAAGCCATCCAGAATCTGGGCTGCCTTTTTTATGGTTACAGGGCTGGAGAGGGCGACTGGGAGGAAGCAGGTTTTCTGATCCAGGACATTTCTCTGGCAGCAAGCGTCAGGCTGGGCAAAAACTTTCAGCAAAACGCAGTGCTTTATGGCACGGGAAACCGGGTGGCACTGGTGTGGCTGGAACCGCTTTTGTTGATCAGGATGTGGTGGGGAGGCCTGACACGGTGA
- a CDS encoding ATP-binding protein — MIDNLERLIREGATPERILLSTQVGPDTLARYAIGLANARGGLLIVGAAGGRMEDASDIHPLQITHAIFELSSGKLSVNAHHQQAYGAAVMVVYVPQAPYLLASRDGEVLAWDGLKLSPIEGLWDRSPQAQPDFTATVPPMSSLSDIDPLEVGRLRRGLQGRASGLGQLADMDFLRELNLLVDVDGTLKPNLAGILMAGTPQALRRLIPQAEISYYHHSRGDVEFSFREDLLQPLPAMVERLRDLIQLRNSFSPLQVGLFRIEVWDFDEVVYREAILNALMHRDYQLRDTVHIHHYPDRLEISNPGGLPGGITAENILRHQPKRRNPILAEALAKLGYVERAGVGVDKMYQLLLRHGKEPPEFTSYKDAVTLSIHNPGFDANFVKFVAQKQEEMQTFSLDMLIVLSFLHRMGEGNRTDLANALQLPEDRIARLLHLMEEKELIVRSGRGRSSLYELARASRSLLGGSQPAQMPPQSLEGMQAPSRPPVANVTNGPLTKPVPASTQPARGYINNPDLERLVLQKASRPDGTSNAELRHVLGLDVQQTSRLLRHLVKKGRLRKKGTSPRKTRYHA; from the coding sequence TTGATCGACAATCTGGAGAGACTGATCCGTGAAGGGGCCACCCCTGAACGCATCCTGCTGAGCACCCAGGTGGGACCGGACACCCTGGCCCGCTATGCCATTGGTCTTGCGAATGCGCGGGGGGGCTTGCTGATCGTGGGGGCTGCTGGGGGTCGCATGGAAGATGCTTCGGACATCCATCCCTTGCAGATCACCCATGCGATTTTTGAACTTTCCAGTGGGAAGCTGAGCGTCAATGCCCACCACCAGCAGGCTTATGGAGCTGCAGTGATGGTGGTTTATGTGCCCCAGGCCCCATACCTGCTGGCCTCCAGAGATGGTGAGGTACTGGCCTGGGATGGCCTGAAGCTCTCTCCCATCGAAGGGCTCTGGGACCGCAGTCCGCAGGCCCAGCCTGATTTCACGGCCACTGTTCCACCCATGAGCAGCCTGTCTGACATTGATCCTCTGGAAGTGGGTCGTTTAAGACGAGGCCTGCAGGGCAGGGCTTCTGGTCTGGGCCAACTGGCAGACATGGATTTCCTGAGGGAACTCAATTTGCTGGTTGATGTAGATGGCACCCTCAAACCCAATCTGGCAGGCATCCTGATGGCCGGGACCCCCCAGGCCCTGCGCCGTCTGATTCCCCAGGCCGAGATCAGCTACTACCATCACTCCAGAGGGGATGTGGAGTTCTCGTTTCGGGAGGACCTGCTGCAACCGCTTCCAGCCATGGTGGAACGCCTCAGAGACCTGATTCAGTTGCGCAACAGCTTTTCTCCATTGCAGGTGGGCCTGTTCCGCATTGAAGTGTGGGACTTTGACGAGGTGGTCTACCGTGAGGCCATCCTGAATGCCCTGATGCACCGGGACTACCAGCTCAGGGACACCGTGCACATCCACCATTACCCGGACCGTCTGGAGATCTCCAATCCTGGCGGACTTCCTGGCGGGATCACCGCAGAAAACATCCTGCGCCACCAGCCCAAACGCCGCAATCCCATTCTGGCTGAAGCACTGGCCAAGCTGGGGTATGTGGAAAGGGCCGGGGTGGGGGTGGACAAAATGTACCAGCTCCTGCTCAGACACGGCAAAGAACCGCCAGAGTTCACCAGCTACAAAGATGCTGTCACCCTCAGCATTCACAATCCAGGTTTTGATGCCAATTTCGTGAAATTTGTAGCCCAGAAACAAGAAGAAATGCAGACCTTCAGCCTGGACATGTTGATTGTGCTGAGCTTTCTGCACCGCATGGGAGAAGGCAACCGAACCGATCTGGCCAATGCCCTGCAACTTCCTGAGGACCGCATTGCGCGTCTTTTGCACCTGATGGAAGAAAAAGAGTTGATTGTGCGTTCAGGCAGGGGCCGTTCCAGCCTGTATGAACTTGCCAGGGCTTCCAGAAGCCTGCTTGGTGGATCACAACCTGCACAGATGCCTCCACAATCACTGGAAGGCATGCAAGCCCCTTCCAGGCCACCTGTAGCAAACGTTACAAATGGCCCGCTGACAAAACCCGTGCCTGCATCCACGCAACCTGCCAGAGGTTACATCAACAACCCGGATCTGGAGCGACTGGTGTTGCAGAAGGCTTCACGGCCTGATGGAACCAGCAATGCCGAACTGAGACATGTGCTGGGTCTGGATGTCCAGCAGACTTCTCGCCTGCTGCGCCATCTGGTGAAAAAGGGACGACTCAGAAAAAAGGGTACTTCTCCTCGAAAAACCCGGTATCATGCCTGA
- the pilM gene encoding type IV pilus assembly protein PilM, whose protein sequence is MQNFFNQLWSRKNAIGLEIGASAIKIVELNPGSPPDLLKAVSTPTPSGTMQDGQVFEPKALAEEIRRLIREHEIKTKQVITTIPNQAAVTRNIFVPVMDRRELDESIKWEAERYLPYAVDDVVLDYDLLDNPKDVQNDTGQMEIVIAAAPKDIIYRYVEVLKLAGLEPVAIDVKPFAALRALRGSLMGSHLSKSTLTGGTYSEQGEVAVMLDIGASSTVIALVRGDRLLMTRNISIAADDFTTAVQKAFQLDFYSAENVKLQYGAATLPTEDNEDLLDIDTSSDTYSSAKVYDAIRPVLADLLTEIRRSLEFYRVQAGDIVIDRVCLSGGGAKLVGLSQAISDTLGLYVEVGNPWMVTNTKIAKIDPAYLKEFGPEFAVALGLAVRGVKGID, encoded by the coding sequence GTGCAAAATTTCTTCAATCAGCTATGGTCGCGGAAGAATGCGATTGGACTCGAGATCGGTGCAAGCGCCATCAAAATCGTCGAGCTGAACCCAGGGTCCCCGCCTGACCTGCTCAAAGCAGTCAGCACCCCCACCCCCAGTGGAACCATGCAAGACGGTCAGGTTTTCGAGCCCAAAGCTCTCGCAGAAGAAATCCGCCGCTTGATTCGTGAACACGAAATCAAGACCAAGCAGGTGATCACCACCATCCCCAACCAAGCCGCCGTCACCCGCAACATCTTTGTGCCAGTCATGGACCGCCGGGAATTGGATGAATCCATCAAGTGGGAAGCTGAAAGGTACCTCCCCTATGCTGTAGACGATGTCGTTCTGGATTATGATCTTCTGGACAACCCCAAAGACGTGCAGAATGACACTGGACAGATGGAGATTGTCATTGCAGCCGCTCCCAAAGACATCATCTACCGTTATGTCGAGGTGTTGAAGCTTGCTGGTCTGGAGCCTGTGGCCATTGATGTGAAGCCCTTCGCAGCTTTGCGGGCACTCAGGGGCAGCCTGATGGGCAGCCACCTCAGCAAGAGCACCCTCACCGGAGGCACCTACTCCGAACAGGGTGAAGTGGCCGTGATGCTGGACATCGGAGCTTCCAGCACAGTGATTGCACTGGTTCGCGGAGATCGGCTCCTGATGACCCGCAACATTTCCATTGCTGCCGACGACTTCACCACTGCTGTGCAAAAAGCCTTCCAGCTGGATTTCTATTCTGCAGAGAATGTGAAACTCCAGTACGGAGCTGCCACCCTCCCCACCGAAGACAACGAAGACCTGCTGGACATCGACACCAGCAGTGACACCTACTCCAGTGCCAAAGTCTACGATGCCATCCGTCCTGTGCTCGCCGACCTGCTCACCGAAATTCGCCGCAGCCTGGAATTTTACCGGGTTCAAGCAGGCGACATCGTGATTGACCGGGTGTGCCTGTCTGGAGGAGGAGCAAAACTGGTGGGTCTTTCCCAGGCCATCAGTGACACGCTGGGTCTTTACGTGGAAGTGGGCAATCCCTGGATGGTCACCAACACCAAAATCGCCAAAATTGATCCCGCCTACCTGAAAGAATTCGGTCCCGAATTTGCAGTTGCACTGGGCCTGGCGGTTCGAGGGGTGAAGGGCATTGATTAA